One genomic window of Thermococcus indicus includes the following:
- a CDS encoding PEGA domain-containing protein has product MESKGTLNINSSPIGADILLNGTYIGKTPLLKYMVEKGTYILSISKDGFKEYTTILHVTNNTPINISVILTPSKGQLNVISNPTSAAVYVDGEYAGDTPLK; this is encoded by the coding sequence TTGGAGAGCAAAGGCACGTTAAATATAAATTCAAGTCCCATAGGGGCAGACATTTTGTTAAATGGAACTTACATTGGAAAAACTCCTTTGCTGAAGTATATGGTCGAGAAAGGGACATACATACTTTCCATTTCCAAAGATGGATTTAAGGAGTATACCACCATATTGCACGTTACCAATAATACCCCCATAAATATTTCAGTTATATTAACTCCATCAAAAGGGCAACTTAACGTTATCTCCAATCCTACTAGTGCGGCGGTATATGTTGATGGAGAATATGCAGGAGATACTCCCTTGAAATAA